CGGGTGGGGCGGCCTGCAGGAGGCGCTGGCCGCACGGCTGGAGAACCGTCCGGCCGCGTTCCCGGGTCTGGGCCCGGACGACTGAGCAGCCCGGACGACTGAGCGGTCCGGCCGACGGAGGGGGACCCGCCGTGGCGAGCGAGGCCATCGGCTCCGACCCCTCGCTCGTGGACGTGGGCACGGTGCTCGGGCCGCTGGGGACGGACCCGGACCGAGGGCTGACCGTCCAGGAGGCGGCCCGTCGGCTGGCCGAGACGGGGCCGAACGAGATCGCCGCCGAACGGCCGGCACCCTCGTGGCGCAAGCTCCTCGAGCAGTTCCGGGATCCGCTCATCTACCTGCTGCTTGCCGCGATCGTCATCTCGCTGGTGGCCTGGGCGGTCGAGCGTGCCGCCGGCTGGCCGTTCGACGCGCTCGTGATCGCCGTCATCGTCGTCCTGAACGCCGTGCTCGGCTTCGTGCAGCAGGCGCGGGCCGAGCCACGCGGTCGAGGCGCTGCAGCGGATAAGCGCCACCACTGCGACTGTTGTGCGGGAGGGCCCCAGCAGCGGGTGGCGACCCGCGAGCTGGTGCGCGGCGACCTCGACGCTCGCGACGATCGACCTGTACTTGCCGGGCGGCCTCGTCGAGGGGATCCATTCGCTAAGCAATGCCCGGACCGCAGGGTTCACGGTGCTGGTGCTCGCCCAGCTGTTCAACTCCTTCACCGCGCGGTCGGAGACCGTGACTGCCTTCCACCGTGTCCTCGCCAACCGCTGGCTGTGGGGCGCGGTCGGGCTGTCGGCGCTGCTGCAGGTCGCCGTCGTGCAGCTGCCGTTCTTCAACCGTGCGTTCACCACCACACCGCTGTCACTAGAGCAGTGGCTGGCCTGCCTCGCGATGGCCAGCGCCGTGCTGTGGGCCAGCGAGATCCGCAAGCTGTTCCTGCGACTTGGCTCCCGCTCCGAGAACCCGCCGTCCCCAACGGGAGGGCAGTGGGAGTGCCCTAGCTGGTCTGGTAGGCGGTGAAGGCGTCGCTGAGGTTGGGGAAGATGTGGTCGGCGGCGAACTTGTCGAGCACCCCATAGGTCTTCAGGGTCTGGAGCAGGTGGTCGTCGGCTCGGGCGAGGCCGAACTGGGCGCCTTGCTGGTGGACGAAGTCGACGAGGCTGCTCAGCGCGATCCCGGCCGAGTAGTCGACGTCGTCGATGGCTGAGCAGTCCAGGATGAGCCAGCGCACCTTGTCCGGAGCGGCTTGGATGACCGCCTCGACATCGTCGGTGAACCGGCTGGCGTTGGCGTAGAAGAGCTGGGCGTCGAACCGGAAGACGACCAGGCCGGGCAGGCTCTGCGCGCCGGCGGTCGCCGGCACGTAGGTGGGGGTGCCCTTGACGCTCTCGCCGACGACGAAGTCGCTGGGCCGGTAGGCCCGGCGGATGATCTCCAGGATCGACAGCACGATCGCCAGGATGATGCCCTGCTCGACGCCGACGCCGAAGACGACGAACCCGGTGGCGCAGGCGATCAGGAACTCGCTCACCCGGCGCCCGCGGATCCGCCGCAGGCCGGCCACGTCGATGAGGCTCACCCCGATCATGAACACGATGCCGGCCAGGGTCGCCTTGGGCATGTTGGTCAGCAGCCCGGTGGCGAACAGCACGAACACCAGCACGACCGCCGACATGGTCAGGTTCGCCAGCTGGGTCCGGCCCTTCTGCCCGTCCAGGATCTGGGTCTTGGTGGGGCTGCCGTTGACCACGAACGTGCCGCTGAGCCCAGCGGCGAAGCTGGCCCCGCTGAGCCCGAGGATGTCCCGGTTGATGTCCACCCGCTGCCCGTGTTTGGCGGCGAAGCTGCGTGACGTCGCCGCGCTCTGCGCGACGATGAGCACGAAGCAGGCGAACGCGATCGCGAGCACCTGCGGGACGTCGCTCCAGGTGATGCCTTGCGGCAGGCCGATCGGTGGGAAGCCCCCGGTCACCGCCCCGACCACCGCCACGCCGTGCGCGGAGGCGTCCGCCGCCGTGGAGATGATGATCGACAGGGCTACCGCCACCACCGCCCCGGGGACCCTGGGCAGGAACCGCTCGAACCCGATGATGAGCAGCACGGTACCCAGCGCGAACGCGAACGTCGCCAGGCTGGTG
The sequence above is a segment of the Actinomycetes bacterium genome. Coding sequences within it:
- a CDS encoding SulP family inorganic anion transporter — protein: MNLLPVWLKGYQRSWLSTDVVAGVTLAAVAIPEVMGYTSIAQTPLVTGLYTVIFPTIMFALIGSSRLLVVGADSATAAILAAGLAGLGISGLSPNTAEWVAWTSLVALVCGAMLLVARVLKLGFIGDFLSASVLIGFLTGVGIQVFTGQIPDMLGVPKGSGNWFQQQWAMIQSIPDTSLATFAFALGTVLLIIGFERFLPRVPGAVVAVALSIIISTAADASAHGVAVVGAVTGGFPPIGLPQGITWSDVPQVLAIAFACFVLIVAQSAATSRSFAAKHGQRVDINRDILGLSGASFAAGLSGTFVVNGSPTKTQILDGQKGRTQLANLTMSAVVLVFVLFATGLLTNMPKATLAGIVFMIGVSLIDVAGLRRIRGRRVSEFLIACATGFVVFGVGVEQGIILAIVLSILEIIRRAYRPSDFVVGESVKGTPTYVPATAGAQSLPGLVVFRFDAQLFYANASRFTDDVEAVIQAAPDKVRWLILDCSAIDDVDYSAGIALSSLVDFVHQQGAQFGLARADDHLLQTLKTYGVLDKFAADHIFPNLSDAFTAYQTS
- a CDS encoding cation-translocating P-type ATPase C-terminal domain-containing protein is translated as MREGPSSGWRPASWCAATSTLATIDLYLPGGLVEGIHSLSNARTAGFTVLVLAQLFNSFTARSETVTAFHRVLANRWLWGAVGLSALLQVAVVQLPFFNRAFTTTPLSLEQWLACLAMASAVLWASEIRKLFLRLGSRSENPPSPTGGQWECPSWSGRR